ACGGCCCTTGTAGTTGAGTTCGATGTTGAAGGGCAGCACGACGGAAATGTCGTCGCCGGGCAACAACTTGTACGGACTCGGCGTGGCATCGACCCACGTCGCGAAGCGTTCGGGTTGTTGGTATTTGGTGTCGACCCAGGTGTGGGAGCAGGCCGTCAGCGTCATCAGCGCCAGTACGCAGGCCGGGCGGAGCATATTCATGGGACAGATGGCACGAGGCCGAGGTGGTTTCACGGTTTGGACCGTACTCTAGTGCACTTCTGCCGTCTCGCCAAGCACGATAAATCAGCGTCCGATTTAGGATAATGGCGGTTTTAGGGGGACTTTACGGGGACTTTCTTGCGTAAGATATGCGCCTTGAAACCATCAACTATGGCCGGGCAACCTTTCCGCTTCTTGCATCTCTATGGCAATTACGACTAGAACAAGGCCTGACCGGCACGCCGCGGTCGTCGACGTGACGATCCGGGACTACCTCAACACACTTTTCTACTACCGCAAAATCGCCACGACGGTGTTCCTCGCCATCGTGGCGCTCGGTGTGCTCGTTGCGCTCTTCGTGCCGATTCCGTATCGCGCACAAGCCACGCTGCTCGTGCTCAATGCGGGGTATTACGACCAGACCAACAATCCGAACGGCGGCGTCTCGCTGCAACCGCCGCCGGGACAGCTCAATGGCGTGGAAGCGCAGATCCTGTCGAGTCCGGAATTGCATCGCGACGTCATTCTCTCGAAGCTCGGACCGGGTGCAACGGCCAGCGAGATCGATCGCGAATTGCAGAACTTCGAGAAGCGTCTGCACATCGAGCAGAACGATCTCGCCAACACGATCTCGCTGACGTATTCGGATACGGACCCGAAGGCCGCCGCCGATGCGCTGGCGCGCCTGCTCGACAAGTACTTCCGTCAGCGCGCGTCGATCTTCACGCAAGGCCGCGTCAATCTGCTGGTCAGCCAGCGTGACGACGTAGGCAAGCAACTCGACAAGGCCGATGCCGATCTGCTCGCATTCCAAAAGAAACACGGCATCGTCAAGATCGACGATCAGACGTCGCGCGCCGTGCAGCTCGAATCGCAACTGGTGCAGCGCAAGCTCGAAACCGATGCGAAGCTCGCGCAGGACCGCAGCGAACTGAAGTCGCTGCAATCGTCGACGAAGGATGTCCGCAACACGATTCCGATCTACACGGACGATTCCGAAACCAGCCGCGCGATCAACATTCTGCAGGGCTCGCTGAGTGAGCTCGAGAACAAGCGTGCGGACTTCGCGTCGCGCTACATGGCGACGTCGCCGTTCGTCGTGCAGCTCGACAAGCAGATCGCCGATATGCGCGCGAACATCGCGAAGCAGCGTCAGGAAATGATGACGGCGACGCGCATGGGGCATAACAACTACTTCGACGTCGTGCAGGAACGTCTGGCCGTGCTGAACGCCAGCATTGCCGGGGGCGTCGCACAACAGGCCGCGCTCGAAGCCCAGATCAAGGAAACGCGCGACAAACTCCAAGGCATGAGCGACGTGTCGAGCCAGTTGAGCCAGTTGCAGGCGCGCCGCGACATTCTCGCGGACAGCTTCAAGGAGCGCTCGCGTCAGGTCGAACTCGCGCGCGTGCAGCAAGGCCAGGTCAGCCAGATCAACGGCACCAACGTGCGCGTGATTCAGGCGCCGTTCCCGCCGTCGCAACGCAGTGTTTCGGCCAGTCTGCTCATCGCCGCCTCGATTGCCGCAGGCTTGCTGATCTCCGCGCTGACGGTGCTGATCCTGTCGAGTCTGCGCGAGACGTTCCTCAGCCCCGAACAAGTCGAGCGCGCCCTGCTGTTGCCGGTGGTGAACGCGCCGGTGTTGCTCGGTGGGGATCGTCGCGGCGCCGCCGCAGGTGCGGCAGCCAGTACCGGTGCAAACGTCGAACCGGCTTACGCGCGGCCAGCACATCTGGCTTACGGCCGCATGATTGCTGCGATCAATAGCAGTACGGACGGCGTCGCCAAGGTCGTCATGGCCCTGTCCACCGGCAAGAACGACGGTCTTTCGTCCGTCATTCAGGGCTTGACCAGCGAGCTCGAACATCGCTCCGGCAAGCCGATCCTGATTCTCGACATTGCCTCCACGCCGGATGCGCCGATGTATGGCAAGCCGAACGCGCAAGGCCTGCTGGCGTGGCCGTCGAATGGCGGCAGCGGCACGGCCAGCGTCGAAGCGGTCAAGCCGACCGGCACAGACGAATCGGGCGCGCTGTCCGATCTCACGTTCACCCGTGTCGATGGTCACAATATTGTCGTGGCACAGCCTCACAGTGGCGCGGTGCCGTCGTCGTGGCAACTGGTCACGCGTCTGTTCGACGCGCTGCGTGAGTCGCACGACTACATCGTGGTGCATGCACCGCCGTCGAGCCAGTCGTTCACCGGCATCGAAAACGCACCGCTGGCCGACGCTACCGTGCTGGTCGTGCGCGCCGAAGCCACGCGCAAGCCGGTCATCGCCGGGCTCAAGGCGCAGGTCGAAGATGCCGGCGGACGGTTGATCGGCGTGGCGCTCACGCATCGTCGCGGTTATATTCCGAGCTTCATCTACCGGTTCTTCTAGTCGTCGGTTCAGCCCAACATGCAACAAATCAGCGCGATTCTGCCGATCAAGACACGAGGACGACACTACGCCGACAACATCGGCCGGTGCGACATCCTGTTCTCGTCGCTGCGCCACTTCACGACGCCGTCGCTGTTCCATCGTTTCGTCATCATCGTGCCGCACGACGAAGTGGAGGAAGTGCGCGGCTACGCGAAAGCATGGTCCGACTTCCCCATCGAAGTGATCGACGAATCGCTGTACATGGGCGCGTTCAACGAGTTCTCGCAGCGTCACCAGATTCGCAACTGGCACCGTCAGCAGATCATCAAGATCAATGCGCCGGAGTGGATCGAGACGGAGTACTTTCTGATCTTCGATCCGGACTGCTTCGCCACGCACAGCTTCGACTACGACTCGCTGATCGTCGACGGGCGCGCGATTACGCACCTCAAGGGGCGCAGCGTCGAGCCGTACTACTGGGAAGCGTCGGCCAAGCTGCTCGACGTCGATCCGCATCTGGATCGCGAAGGTGTATGGTGGACGCCCGCGACGCTCTCGCGCTCGCTGTGCGTGTCGTTGCAGGAGCGGCTCGAAGCCGTGAACGGCACCGATTGGAAGCGCGTGCTGCTCGCGAACTACGCCATCGACTGGACGGAATACACGCTGTACTGGCTCAACGCCGAACGTGCCGGGCTGCTCGACAGGTACCACACGCAGGCCGTGCCGCCCCAGCGCACCCTGCACGCCGACGAGAGTGTGTGGTTCGCCGACAAGATGCAGGAGTGGGACGCCGCCCACTACTTCGCGCCCGAGAGCGACGGCCTGTTCGCCGTGGTTCAAAGCAACACGAAGATCCCGCTCGATCAGGTGGTGGCGAAGCTCTCGCCGTATTTCCCCATCACGATTCAGCCGTACGACCGTCACGTCGATCCGGTGCTCAAGGGCGCCGAGCTATACTCCGCCGTAGTGCGCAAAGGACTGAAAATGGTCCGGAAGCTGCTGGGCAACGGAACGGGTATCAAGTGACCGGGGTAGTTTGATGGGCAGTCGCAAGACGGGTAATGGCGTCGACGTTGCAGCGAACGCGGCAGCGAGCAGCACCAAAGGCCGGATGGTCGGCATCGAGATGCTGCGTTTTTTCAGCGCGTTCGCGGTACTGATCTGGCATTACCAGCATTTCTTCTTCCGCCCGGAAACGGCGTCCATCGACCTCGCGCGCAGCGCCCAGCCGCTCTACGCGCTGCTGCATCCGTTCTACGATTTCGGATGGCTCGGCGTCAACGTCTTCTGGGCGATCTCCGGCTTCATCTTCTTCAATCGCTATTTGTCGAAGATCGTCGCGCGCAAGGTCTCCGGCGGCCTGTTCTTCCTGAATCGCTTCTCGCGGCTGTATCCGCTGCATATCGCCATGCTCATCGCCGTGGCGCTATTGCAGGCGTATTACGTGCGCGAGAACGCCGCATTCTTCATTTATCCGTACAACACGCCGTACGACTTCTTCGTCAACGTAATCTTCGCGTCCGGATGGCTCACGCCGTACACCGACCCCTTCAACGGCCCGGTGTGGAGTGTCTCGACGGAAATCGTGATCTACGTGGCGTTCTTCCTGCTCGCGCGCTTCTGTCGCATCGGGCTGGTGTGGACGTTGCTGCTGATGTGCGCGTCGGCGGCTGCGGGCGGATGGCTGATCCATCTGCAGGTCAAGGGCAGCGCATCGAACATCGTCTTCTGCGCTTTCTATTTCTTCATTGGCGGCGCGGTGCATCTGATCTACGAGCGGTTGCGCGACGTGATCGAGCAACACCGTGGTGGGACGGTCGTGCTGTGCTGTCTGGCCTATGTGGCGCTGATCGCGTTCTGCGCGGTCTTCGGCGGCACGAAGTATCTGGCGGCGACGGTGATCGCACCGGTCTCCATCGTTTTGCTGCACGCGATCGAGCCGTGGATTCCCGAGCGGCTGGCGCAGCCCATCGCCAATCTGGGCAATACGACCTATGCCAGCTACCTCATCCACTTTCCCCTGCAACTGGCGACGGTGATCGTTCTGCAACGCCTGGGCATGTCGAGCGCGACGCTCGCCCTGAACCCGTGGTTCCTGGTGGCGTATCTGATCGTGGTGTTCTCGCTCGCGCGCACGGTGTTCCGCGTGTTCGAAGCACCGGCGCAGACCTTCCTTCGCCGGCGTCTGGCGTGGATCGGCGGACGCTCAGCGACGAACGCCGCCCGTTAGCCCGCCAACGCTCAATGATGGTGATGGTGGTGATGCGACCAGAGCGGATCCATCGAGTCGACGAACGAGGCGACAGCGTCCTTGTCGCCCGTGGCGTGGCGCATCAACTGGCCGCACTTGCACCAGCCCTGGTAGGGCGTGATATGCGAGCAAGCGGTCGTCTTCTGCAAGTACAGCGTGACGGGTTTGGCGCACTTGGTGCACTTGAACTTGAGCGTCAGGGCGGGTTTGCTCATGAGAGAGACTCCAAAATGTGCGCAAAAAGAAGGGTACGCAAAAAAGCCGGATGTCGTGAAGACACCCGGCTTTCTGTTTTGCATTACCGACGCCGTGCGAATCTGACGCCGGTCGACTTCGATGTGTCAATGTCACACCGTTGCCGCTGGATGGCGTCCCCTAGGGGATTCGAACCCCTGTACTCACCGTGAAAGGGTGATGTCCTAGGCCTCTAGACGAAGGGGACAAAAATCGTCATTCGTGTGGTGGAGGTAAGCGGGATCGAACCGCTGACCTCTTGCATGCCATGCAAGCGCTCTCCCAGCTGAGCTATACCCCCGCGCGAAGAGGCGTGACTATAGCGCATTTGGGAAAAACCCGCAACTCCTCTGCGTAACGGCCCCCGACGATCCACCTACATACCCCATACAAAACGCCCGACGAAATACCTATTACTTTAGATAGGATAACGATGCATTTGATTGACGGAAAATCGTTAGTCATCCAGTATTCCGCGATTCTCGCGTCCGTTAGTTGCCGTTGAGCAACGCGATGCCCGCGACGGCACCAACGTCGTCGTCAGCCAGGGCGGTCAGGCGCTGCGCGAAGGCGGCCGTTACGCGGTCGTGGCGATGGGCACCGAGTTCAAGGATCTGCAGACGGGGCAAAGCCTCGGCCGGTTCGACGACGAAGAAGAAATCCACGCCATCGGCTGGCGCTCAGGCAGCGCCTGCGCAGGACGATAAGTGGTAAGACGCCATCCCCGTCGCAGCCGTCCGATGTGATGGCCCGCGACGACGGCTAACGAGCGGTTCCCGTAAGGGCTGAAGCGGCGATGGCGGCCAGTCACGCGAGGCGAGTAAAATCCGCAACGCGCATGGCTGGCGATCGTCGCCGCTTCCGCAGTTTTGACGGGACACACGCTCATGAAGAAAGTAGTCGCGCTCGCGCCGATGCTCGCCGCGAGTTGGGCCCAGGCCGAGAAGATCGGCGATGTCAGCACCGCGTTCAAGTTCCTCGGGCCGGATCACAAGATCGTTGTCGACGCGTATGACGATCCCAAGGTAAAGGGCGTGACGTGCTATGTCTCGCGCGCCAAGACCGGCGGCCTCAAAGGCATGGTCGGGCTCGCCGAAGACAAGGCCGAAGCATCGATTGCGTGCCGTCCGGTCGGTCCGATCTCCTTCACCGGCCCGCTGCCCAAGGAAGAAGAAGTCTTCTCCGAAGGGCTCTCGCCCCTGTTCAAAAAGCTGCGCATCGTGCGCATGGTCGACAAGACGCGCAATACGCTCGTCTATCTCACCTACTCCGACAAACTCATCGACGGCTCGCCGCAAAACAGCGTCACCGCCGTGCCGGTGGATCGTGCAACGCAGATTCCGATGAAGTGATGCTCGCACGGGCGGACGTTGACGTCGACGCCGGACTGCGCGACGTCACCCGCGCAGCAACCCGAAGCGCCTGAGCTTGCGATACAGCGTGTTGCGGCTCACGCCGAGCCGTCGCGCTGCGGCGCTCACCTGCCCCTGACAGGCGTCGAGCGCCGCTCGCAGCGCCTGACGCTCCGCTGCTTCCAAAGGTGCCTCGGACAATCCGTCGGCCGGTGAATTGGACGATGACGCAGACGGTGAGGCGTCCGCCATCGCGATGTCCGCTTCGCGCAGTTCGCCCGGCAGATCGTCGACGGTGACGACGCCGTTCTCGCTGAGCGCCACCAGCGTGCGGATGACGCTGCGTAGCTGACGCACATTCCCCGGCCACGCGTGATGACACAACCGGTCGAGCGCAGCGGGCGTCACATGCACGGCAGGACAACGGCCCGACGACTCCGCCTGTGCGAACAGCCGCTGAATCACCTCGACCTTGTCCTCGCGCTCGCGCAACGGCGGCACGGTGACTTCGAGCCCACTCAGACGATAGAACAGATCCTCGCGAAACAGCCGTTCGCCGATACGTTCGGAGAGATCGCGATGCGTGGCGCTCAGCACGCGAATGCCCAGCGGCACCGGCTCGCCACCACCCAGCGGCGACACCATCCGGTCCTCCAGCACCCGCAGCAAGCGCGTTTGCATCGCGAACGGCATGTCGCCGATCTCGTCGAGAAACAACGTGCCGCCGTTCGCCTGCCACAGCTTGCCCGCCATCCCCTCTTTGCGCGCACCGGTGAAGCTGCCGCCCACATAGCCGAACAATTCGCTTTCGATCAACGACTCGGGAATTGCCGCGCAATTGAGTGCGACGAACGGCCCGCCCGAGCGCGCACTCGCTGCGTGCACCGCGCGCGCGAACACTTCTTTGCCGCTTCCCGTTTCACCCCGAATCAGCACGGGCACGTCGTGCGCGAAGACGCGGCATGCGCGTGCAAACGCGCGCGCCAGCGTGCGATCGGAGAACGGTTCCGTGACCACTTCCGGCACAGTGCGCGACACACCGGGCGCACGCCGGAGTGCGCGCGCGGGCGCGCGCAGCATCGCCAGCAGCGACTCGCCCGCGTTCGCACCGGTGTTGGCGTGCAACGGCCAGCACGTACTCGGCGACGGATGCGCCTGCGCGAGCAAGGTATCGAGCGTCTGCACGAACCATCGGTCGACGCGAGTGCCCACCAGCGCGTCGCGCGTCACCCCAAGACAATTCAGTGCGCTTTGATTGGCGGCGAGCACTCGCCCGGCATCGTCGAACGCGAGCAACGCCTGTGCGAACCCGCCAAGATGGTCGGCCTGCTCCTGCCATTGCAGCAGCCATTCGTCGCGATAGTGCTGAAAGAAATACTCGCTCTCGACGACCTTAGCCGACAGGTTGACCAGCGCCAGCGTATGAAACTGACTCTGACGCGTGAGATCCGTACTGGTGGACGACACATCGATCACCGCCAGCAAATCGCCCTGCGGCGCGAACACCGGACTCGCCGTGCAGGTGAGCGGCGTATGCAGTGCGCGAAAGTGGTCTTGCTGACAGATGATGACGGGCGCGCGTTCGACGGCGCACGTCCCGATACCGTTGGTCCCCTCGCACGATTCGCTCCAGTCCGCGCCCGGCCATAGCCCGGCGCGATGGAAGTCGTCGCGGGTGCCGTCATGCAGACGCGAATCGACGATTACGCCATCCGGGGCCGTGAGCAACACGGCCTGACGCGGGTTCATCAACTGACGTTGCAGACGTTCCAGCACCGGCATGGACACATTGCGCAGGCGCTCCATTGCGTTGCGACGCTCGCGCAATTGCGAGGATTCGAGCACGCGCGGCGCCATGCGCGCGCCCGGATCGAGCGCGTGCGTGTCGAGACAGCGCCGCCACGAACTGGCGATGTTCGGGTCGGTCGCCACCGAGCCCGATGGCAAATGGCCCTGCGCGACGTTCAGCACACGGCGTGCATGTGCGGCTTCCGTACTGGCTGGCATTGGTCGTCTCCCCCGTGCCGGATGATCTGATGATCTCGTATCGTTCCCGAAGCATCTCCCATGCGCGAAGCGATTGCAATGCGCTGTGTCAATCGGCAAGCGCAAGGCGATTGACGCAGGTTCTGACGCTGACGACACGCAGTGTCACAGTCCTGACACACCGTGTGCCACACGGCAGGACACAGGTGTCACAAAATCGGTACACACCGCGCCGTCCGGCAGGCCGCCAGGGCGCGCCGTTGTGCGAATTGGGACGTCTGGCCCGCGACTTGCTTAGTAGCGTCCTGCGCAGCCAACGTTCGCGCTACAACGATATCCGGAGACACAACATGAAATACGCCCCGCCCGGCACGCCCGGTGCCCTGCTGTCCCTGCAACCGCGTTACGAGAACTTCATCGGCGGTAAATTCGTGCCGCCGGTCGAAGGCCAGTACTTCACCAACACGTCGCCGGTCACCGGCGCGGTCATCGGCGAATTCCCCCGCTCGAACGGCGCCGACATCGAGCTGGCGCTCAACGCTGCGCATGCGGCGGCGGCCAGTTGGGGCAAGACGTCCGTACAGGCCCGCTCGCGCATTCTGTTGCAGATCGCCGACCGGCTGGAATCGCAACTGGAGCGCTTCGCCGTGGCGGAGACGTGGGACAACGGCAAACCCGTGCGCGAGACGCTCGCCGCCGATTTGCCGCTGGCCGTCGATCACTTCCGCTACTTCGCCGGTTGCATTCGCGCGCAGGAAGGCACCGCCGCCGAGATCGACGAGCACACCGCCGCGTATCACTTTCACGAGCCGCTCGGTGTGGTCGGGCAGATCATCCCGTGGAATTTCCCGTTGCTGATGGCCGCGTGGAAGCTTGCTCCCGCGCTCGCGGCAGGCAACTGCGTGGTGCTCAAGCCCGCCGAACAAACGCCGCTCACGATCACGTTGTTCGCCGAGTTGGTCGGCGATCTGTTGCCGCCCGGCGTCCTCAACGTCGTGCAGGGCTACGGCCGCGAAGCCGGTGAAGCGCTGGCGACGAGCAGGCGCATCGCCAAGATCGCCTTTACGGGCTCGACGCCCGTCGGCAATCACATCCTGACGCGCGCCGCTGCCAACCTGATCCCGAGCACGGTCGAGCTAGGCGGCAAATCGCCGAACATCTTCTTCGACGACATCATGCACGGCGAGCCGGAGTTCATCGAGAAGGCCGCAGAAGGCCTCGTGCTGGGCTTCCTGAATCAGGGTGAGGTCTGCACATGTCCGTCGCGGGCACTCGTCCAGGAGTCGATTTACGAGCCCTTCATGGAAGTCGTCATGAAGCGGGTCGAGCGCATCAAGCGGGGCGATCCGCTCGATACCGAGACGGCCGTGGGTGCGCAGGCGTCGCAACAGCAGTTCGACAAGATCCTCACCTACCTCGATCTGGCGCGCAAGGAAGGCGCACAAGTGCTGACGGGCGGCGGCATCGAGATGCTCGACGGTCCGCTGGCGTCGGGCTTCTACATCCAGCCTACGCTGCTCAAGGGCGAGAACCGCATGCGCGTGTTCCAGGAGGAAATCTTCGGGCCCGTGGTCGGTGTCACGACCTTCAAGAACGAAGCCGACGCCCTCGCCATCGCCAACGACACGGAGTTCGGTCTGGGCGCTGGCGTATGGACGCGCGACATCAATCGTGCCTATCGCATGGGCCGTGGCATTCAGGCGGGGCGTGTGTGGACGAACTGCTATCACCTCTACCCGGCTCACGCGGCATTCGGTGGATACAAGAAGTCTGGCATCGGCCGCGAGACGCACAAGATGATGCTCGGCCACTACCAGCAGACGAAGAATCTGCTGGTGAGTTACGACGTCAATCCGCTCGGCTTCTTCTGAGTAATCCCTCTAGTCGTATGTGACCTTGCATTGGATCAAAGACGCGTCGCGCAGCGAGTGCGATGCTGTCTTTGATGCATGCAAAAGATGATTCTGGACACCGCCGCGGCGCCATCTGCGCGCGGCGTGTGCCCCTCACAGAACAGATAAGGAGCATGACGATGAGCACGACTTTCTTCATTCCCGCCGTCAACATGATGGGCGTGGGCAGCCTCGACGAAGCGATTGCCGCCCTGCGCCAATACCATTTCCGCCGCGCCCTGATCGTGACCGATGCCGGTCTGGCGAAGGCGGGCGTGGCCGAGAAGGTGGCGAAGCTGCTGACGCAGCAGGACATTCAATCGGTCGTCTTCGACGGTGCGAAGCCGAACCCCACGGTGAGCAACGTTGAAGCGGGCCTGGCAATCCTCAAACAGAACCAGTGCGACTTCGTAATTTCGCTGGGTGGCGGCTCGCCGCACGACTGCGCGAAAGGGATTGCGCTGTGCGCGACCAACGGCGGTCACATCTCCGAATACGAAGGCGTCGATCAGTCGAAGAAGCCGCAATTGCCGCTCGTCGCGATCAACACGACGGCGGGCACCGCGAGCGAGATGACGCGCTTTTGCATCATCACGGACGAAAAGCGTCATGTGAAGATGGCCATCGTCGATCGCAACGTCACACCGCTGTTGTCCGTCAACGACCCGGCCCTGATGGCGGCGATGCCCAAGGGGTTGACGGCCGCGACCGGCATGGACGCGCTCACACACGCGACCGAAGCTTACGTGTCGACCGCTGCCACGCCGATCACCGACGCATGCGCGCTCAAGGCTGTCACGCTGATCTCGCAGAACCTGCGTCGTGCGGTGTCGCACGGCGACGACATGACGGCGCGCGAGAACATGGCGTATGCACAGTTCTTGGCGGGCATGGCGTTCAACAACGCGTCGCTGGGTTACGTGCACGCGATGGCGCACCAGTTGGGCGGGTTCTACGATCTGCCGCACGGTGTGTGCAACGCGGTGCTGCTGCCGCACGTGGAAGAATTCAACGCGAGCACCAGCGCGGCGCGTCTGAGAGACATCGCGCAGGCGATGGGCGAGAAGGTGGAAGGGTTGAGCGACGAAGAAGGTGCCAGGGTCGCCATCGCCGCGATTCGCCGGTTGTCGAAGGACATCGGCATTCCGTCCGGGCTGGCCGAACTCGGGGCGAAGAAGGAAGACGTCCCGACGCTCGCGGCCAACGCGATGCAGGACGCCTGCGGGTTCACCAACCCGCGTCGCGCTGAGCAAGCGGAAATCGAAGCGATTTTCTTGCGAGCGTTTTAAGCGTCAGTTGTTCATCCGGTCAGGTCGGACGAATAGGGCTACGTGAGTTCACGTAGCCCTTCGCCGTTCTACGCGTCGGATCAGGCGACGGCATGCACCCCCGGTACCCGCTCACGCCGTTTCATCCGCCACCAGATCAGGATGGCGACAAACGCTTCGAGTGCCGCGACGATCCAGAGACCGCCATTGAAGCTGCCCGTCGCGTCCTTCACCATGCCCAACAGGTACGGGGAGCCGAACCCGGCAAGGTTTGCCACCGAGTTGATGAACGCCACGCCCATCGCTGCTGCGCCGCCCGCGAGATAGGCATTCGGCAACTGCCAGAACACCGGGATCGCGCCCATCGTGCCGGACACGGCGATCACCAGACACAGGAACGCCGCCACGCCGTTGCTTCCCGCAAACACGCCGACGCCCGCCAGTCCACACGCGCCGATAAAGACGGGAATAGCACAATGCATGCGCGCTTCGCGCCGCGTGTCCGCGCTGTAGCCGATGGCGATCTGGAAGATCGCGCCGAAGACGTA
The Pandoraea oxalativorans genome window above contains:
- a CDS encoding GumC family protein, coding for MTIRDYLNTLFYYRKIATTVFLAIVALGVLVALFVPIPYRAQATLLVLNAGYYDQTNNPNGGVSLQPPPGQLNGVEAQILSSPELHRDVILSKLGPGATASEIDRELQNFEKRLHIEQNDLANTISLTYSDTDPKAAADALARLLDKYFRQRASIFTQGRVNLLVSQRDDVGKQLDKADADLLAFQKKHGIVKIDDQTSRAVQLESQLVQRKLETDAKLAQDRSELKSLQSSTKDVRNTIPIYTDDSETSRAINILQGSLSELENKRADFASRYMATSPFVVQLDKQIADMRANIAKQRQEMMTATRMGHNNYFDVVQERLAVLNASIAGGVAQQAALEAQIKETRDKLQGMSDVSSQLSQLQARRDILADSFKERSRQVELARVQQGQVSQINGTNVRVIQAPFPPSQRSVSASLLIAASIAAGLLISALTVLILSSLRETFLSPEQVERALLLPVVNAPVLLGGDRRGAAAGAAASTGANVEPAYARPAHLAYGRMIAAINSSTDGVAKVVMALSTGKNDGLSSVIQGLTSELEHRSGKPILILDIASTPDAPMYGKPNAQGLLAWPSNGGSGTASVEAVKPTGTDESGALSDLTFTRVDGHNIVVAQPHSGAVPSSWQLVTRLFDALRESHDYIVVHAPPSSQSFTGIENAPLADATVLVVRAEATRKPVIAGLKAQVEDAGGRLIGVALTHRRGYIPSFIYRFF
- a CDS encoding DUF6492 family protein, with amino-acid sequence MQQISAILPIKTRGRHYADNIGRCDILFSSLRHFTTPSLFHRFVIIVPHDEVEEVRGYAKAWSDFPIEVIDESLYMGAFNEFSQRHQIRNWHRQQIIKINAPEWIETEYFLIFDPDCFATHSFDYDSLIVDGRAITHLKGRSVEPYYWEASAKLLDVDPHLDREGVWWTPATLSRSLCVSLQERLEAVNGTDWKRVLLANYAIDWTEYTLYWLNAERAGLLDRYHTQAVPPQRTLHADESVWFADKMQEWDAAHYFAPESDGLFAVVQSNTKIPLDQVVAKLSPYFPITIQPYDRHVDPVLKGAELYSAVVRKGLKMVRKLLGNGTGIK
- a CDS encoding acyltransferase family protein yields the protein MGSRKTGNGVDVAANAAASSTKGRMVGIEMLRFFSAFAVLIWHYQHFFFRPETASIDLARSAQPLYALLHPFYDFGWLGVNVFWAISGFIFFNRYLSKIVARKVSGGLFFLNRFSRLYPLHIAMLIAVALLQAYYVRENAAFFIYPYNTPYDFFVNVIFASGWLTPYTDPFNGPVWSVSTEIVIYVAFFLLARFCRIGLVWTLLLMCASAAAGGWLIHLQVKGSASNIVFCAFYFFIGGAVHLIYERLRDVIEQHRGGTVVLCCLAYVALIAFCAVFGGTKYLAATVIAPVSIVLLHAIEPWIPERLAQPIANLGNTTYASYLIHFPLQLATVIVLQRLGMSSATLALNPWFLVAYLIVVFSLARTVFRVFEAPAQTFLRRRLAWIGGRSATNAAR
- a CDS encoding CreA family protein — translated: MKKVVALAPMLAASWAQAEKIGDVSTAFKFLGPDHKIVVDAYDDPKVKGVTCYVSRAKTGGLKGMVGLAEDKAEASIACRPVGPISFTGPLPKEEEVFSEGLSPLFKKLRIVRMVDKTRNTLVYLTYSDKLIDGSPQNSVTAVPVDRATQIPMK
- a CDS encoding sigma-54-dependent Fis family transcriptional regulator codes for the protein MPASTEAAHARRVLNVAQGHLPSGSVATDPNIASSWRRCLDTHALDPGARMAPRVLESSQLRERRNAMERLRNVSMPVLERLQRQLMNPRQAVLLTAPDGVIVDSRLHDGTRDDFHRAGLWPGADWSESCEGTNGIGTCAVERAPVIICQQDHFRALHTPLTCTASPVFAPQGDLLAVIDVSSTSTDLTRQSQFHTLALVNLSAKVVESEYFFQHYRDEWLLQWQEQADHLGGFAQALLAFDDAGRVLAANQSALNCLGVTRDALVGTRVDRWFVQTLDTLLAQAHPSPSTCWPLHANTGANAGESLLAMLRAPARALRRAPGVSRTVPEVVTEPFSDRTLARAFARACRVFAHDVPVLIRGETGSGKEVFARAVHAASARSGGPFVALNCAAIPESLIESELFGYVGGSFTGARKEGMAGKLWQANGGTLFLDEIGDMPFAMQTRLLRVLEDRMVSPLGGGEPVPLGIRVLSATHRDLSERIGERLFREDLFYRLSGLEVTVPPLREREDKVEVIQRLFAQAESSGRCPAVHVTPAALDRLCHHAWPGNVRQLRSVIRTLVALSENGVVTVDDLPGELREADIAMADASPSASSSNSPADGLSEAPLEAAERQALRAALDACQGQVSAAARRLGVSRNTLYRKLRRFGLLRG
- the exaC gene encoding acetaldehyde dehydrogenase ExaC; amino-acid sequence: MKYAPPGTPGALLSLQPRYENFIGGKFVPPVEGQYFTNTSPVTGAVIGEFPRSNGADIELALNAAHAAAASWGKTSVQARSRILLQIADRLESQLERFAVAETWDNGKPVRETLAADLPLAVDHFRYFAGCIRAQEGTAAEIDEHTAAYHFHEPLGVVGQIIPWNFPLLMAAWKLAPALAAGNCVVLKPAEQTPLTITLFAELVGDLLPPGVLNVVQGYGREAGEALATSRRIAKIAFTGSTPVGNHILTRAAANLIPSTVELGGKSPNIFFDDIMHGEPEFIEKAAEGLVLGFLNQGEVCTCPSRALVQESIYEPFMEVVMKRVERIKRGDPLDTETAVGAQASQQQFDKILTYLDLARKEGAQVLTGGGIEMLDGPLASGFYIQPTLLKGENRMRVFQEEIFGPVVGVTTFKNEADALAIANDTEFGLGAGVWTRDINRAYRMGRGIQAGRVWTNCYHLYPAHAAFGGYKKSGIGRETHKMMLGHYQQTKNLLVSYDVNPLGFF
- the yiaY gene encoding L-threonine dehydrogenase, which translates into the protein MSTTFFIPAVNMMGVGSLDEAIAALRQYHFRRALIVTDAGLAKAGVAEKVAKLLTQQDIQSVVFDGAKPNPTVSNVEAGLAILKQNQCDFVISLGGGSPHDCAKGIALCATNGGHISEYEGVDQSKKPQLPLVAINTTAGTASEMTRFCIITDEKRHVKMAIVDRNVTPLLSVNDPALMAAMPKGLTAATGMDALTHATEAYVSTAATPITDACALKAVTLISQNLRRAVSHGDDMTARENMAYAQFLAGMAFNNASLGYVHAMAHQLGGFYDLPHGVCNAVLLPHVEEFNASTSAARLRDIAQAMGEKVEGLSDEEGARVAIAAIRRLSKDIGIPSGLAELGAKKEDVPTLAANAMQDACGFTNPRRAEQAEIEAIFLRAF